From the Pseudomonas monsensis genome, the window TCTGGGACTGGTGATCAGATCTGACCGATATTCCGGTGACCCATGGAAAGTCGATGACCAAACTGTAGCGATCGTAGTGGTCATAAACCACTCGAGTCTCGGTTTTGGTATTGCCCTTTTCGTCGGTAACCGTGGTATGCACCTCGCGTCGGTTGACATAGTGCAGCTGGCGGTACGTGAAAGGGAGGTTGCGCAACGTGCCGGTAAACTCACCCTGTATCGACTCGACCAACTTGCGGCTGTAGTCGCCGCGACGGTAATCACCAAATTCCGTGTCCAGCTCTTTGAGGGTTGCGGCCGAGTCTTCTCTCAGGAAAGTCAGTCCGTTGTGGAAGTAGGATGACAGTCGAGCAATTCTTTTACTGAGCGACGGCAACCGATCAGATTTGGATTTCATCCATGCCAGACTCCAAACGGCAATCACGATGCCAAAAAAACCAGTACCCATGCCGAACGAGTCGGGATCAATTTCCAACCGGTAAAAGAACAGAGCGACGCTATGGATGTTTCCAATCCAATAAAGGGCCACAGCGCTCGCAAGCAATAACAGGCCGGTGCCGAAAAACCACCATGCACGTGTGCGATCGAATTCGAGCGGGCCGTTGTACAAGGCAAACTCATGGATCACGTTCAGGAGGTCGGCGTTGGATTCAGCCCTGTCAATACTGGCTTCGCTCACCGTCAGCAACTCAGTGAGTCGCGCGTTCTGCGATGCGCTGGGCATGTAGACATCCTTCAACGAGAGCAAGGTCGAAGACTCACAAAAGCATAGCGATGGCGTCCTGGCCTCACATCGGATTCAGGGATGCCTGGTGCGGGAGCAATGGTCCGGATTGAGGATTTGGCTCTATTCATAATCTGTCAGAAACATTGAAAAGGAGTGGACGATACCATTGTCATGCGCTGACCGCTTGTGGCGGATACGTGTCTCTGGAAATGGTCGAGCATTCGGCAGGCAGTAGTCTGTGGCCCCTGTCCGTGCATCGGGCGTTGTCATGACAGTTACCTAGGCGACCGATTGATAAAGACGCAATCCAGCCGCACGCCATTCTGTCATTTGGTTGGTGTCAGTTCAGGCAAAGCGGCGTTTATGAAATTCAGGGCGATTCATATGTTTTGAAAGTGTGCGCTGCAATGGCGCACTTAAATTGTCAGACAATGATCGAACTGGCCGGATTCGGAGACTTTCGTAGCACTATCTCGGTGCGAATGTATAACAGTTACGCACCAAGTTAAGCGCAAAAAGTTTTTTTGATTTTCATTCTTGACAGCTGTTTTTGTTTGTTTAAATCTCACTTCGCCGAATGGTTCGGCTTCATTGAAGATAAGGAGAGTGTCATGACCGTTATTAATCTCGAATCGAAAACCTTGGCTAACTGGACTCAAGCGGCAGGTCCGGTTAAAACCACCGTCAAGTGATGTTCAGGCCCGGAAGAAGTTCTTCCGGGCTTTTATTTTTGCCAGTCTCAAGGACGAGAGTAGTGCCTTCCTATATCAGTGATAATATTTTTTTTCTGATCAAGAATAAGCAGTTGGTGCTATGGGACTATCAAGCACACAAGCAATATTCCATCGCTCCGCAGTATCTTTGTCGGTTGCTGCATCTGAGTCAGAATCCAGACGAAGAGCCGGATTCACAAGACGCAATCGACCAGGAATTGCTGGCGGCGGACGTACTGTCAGAGACTGAATTTCCCGCGATGGAATGGGGCTGGGATGATCTATCCCGCATCTTTCACGTTGGCACCAGCAAGATCGACTATGCGGCGCGACCCGAAAGCGTCCATGAATGGGCAATGGCCTATCAATCGGCGTGTGAAGAAGCCTTCACTGTTCCGGTGCCGAAGTTAAGGCATGAAGTTCAGGATAAGGATGAAAGGCGACGTATTGCTTTAACACGACCGGAAACTACTCAGCATCATGACTTGCATAGCACGTTGTTAAAACGACGCAGCGTCAGGGAGTTCCTTCCTGTGGCGGTCACGAAGCAACAGGTAGCATCAATACTTTATTATTCGCTGGCGTATCTTCCTTTTCGCGCTCTTGAAACTAGTCTGCTGTGTCCCGATGAACTACGGCATCGCAGAACTAGCCCTTCAGGCGGCGGACTTAATGCGATTGAAGGATATGTTTATATCAGGAATGTCGCGCAGATCCCGCCTGGGTTTTATTACTACAACCCTGTCGAGCACCAGTTGGAAGCCATAAGTAACGATCTCGATTTCAGTTTGGGTCAGGCACTCAACGGGCAATTCTTTGCGCAAGATATTCCGTTCGGTATTTTCCTGACGTGCCAGTTTGACCGGCTTTGGTGGAAGTATCCGCACTCGAGAGCCTACCGCGTCGCGCTGTTGGATGCCGGCCATATCTCCCAGACCGTGCAGCTTGTTTCAACTGCGCTGGGTCTCGGGACTTGGGTCTCTGCCGCTATTGATGAATCGTGTCTGGAGCCATTGTTGGGCGATCTCCACTCGTCAGCGCCCTTGTTGTTTGTCGGGGCCGGTGTCAGCACCGGCCGGGACATGCCGGCGGCTTTGGAAGCGCTGCATGCCAGCGAGGGAGCGCGG encodes:
- a CDS encoding SagB/ThcOx family dehydrogenase, coding for MPSYISDNIFFLIKNKQLVLWDYQAHKQYSIAPQYLCRLLHLSQNPDEEPDSQDAIDQELLAADVLSETEFPAMEWGWDDLSRIFHVGTSKIDYAARPESVHEWAMAYQSACEEAFTVPVPKLRHEVQDKDERRRIALTRPETTQHHDLHSTLLKRRSVREFLPVAVTKQQVASILYYSLAYLPFRALETSLLCPDELRHRRTSPSGGGLNAIEGYVYIRNVAQIPPGFYYYNPVEHQLEAISNDLDFSLGQALNGQFFAQDIPFGIFLTCQFDRLWWKYPHSRAYRVALLDAGHISQTVQLVSTALGLGTWVSAAIDESCLEPLLGDLHSSAPLLFVGAGVSTGRDMPAALEALHASEGAREDD